CAATCAGGATTTGATAGATGACATTGTATTGATTGATGATTTGGATGCAATAAACATGTCCAAAAGAATTGCTAAGGAATTCGGTCTTGGAATCGGCATTTCCAGTGGAGCCAACTTTCTGGCCAGTGTTTTAATGAATGATGATCAGTACAATATAGCTACTGTTTTTCCAGATGACAATAAAAAGTACATTACCACAAAACTATCTGAAAGTGTAGATGAAGACCCTGAATTGCTTTCAAACAAAATAAGATTGATTGATTTTGAAGTAATCTAAATTTTTCATTCAAAGTGAATATAATGGCTAGAAAAAAGGCAAGCTTACATAAAAAAGACAACAATAAAAGGAAGAGTGGCTCTGATTATATTGCACTTGTTTTGAGAGTCATATTTGTTATATTAAAGGTGTTGCTGGATATTATTATATTCATTTCAAGATATATCGCAAACAAAATATTGGAAATTCTGGACGAGGATAATAAAAAGGAATCAAACATCCAAATTGGGAATTTCAGGATTTCCATGAAAAGTATTTTAATAATAGCAATAATCCTGCTGGCCGTTTTTCTAATAGCCTTGGCAATCCCGAACAGCGATACATCCGATAATCAGACTGCTGCGCAAACTATACAATTGGGAAACAACAGCATTGGCTACGTGGAAAAGGAAGGTCCCTATGGAAATACAAGCTCTCCAATTAAGATTGCATATCTTGTAGGGGTCCATCCCCGTGAAAGCGGTGCCCATAGCCTGATGCTGGATGCATTCAACCAAAAACAAGAAAACTTAAGCTATTGCTATTATATCTACAAGGTAAATGTAACCTCAGATTCAAGCGATTTTTCACAAAGTAGAATGAACGGGCAGCTATTGGCTCAGGAATTCGCCGTGCCGGACATGATAAACGAATCATTTAATTTGGTTGTTGACTGCCATTACAGCAATGGGGCATGGGGAGTTTCTAGATTTGTTTTCACACCAGTAGAAAACAATACTCAATCCTACTCAATTGCTCAGGATATGGGCGATAATTTTGATTGGCTGAAATATTATCTTCCGCCGAATCCTAGCAGCCCAGAATATGTTACAACTCCTTTAAATGAAGGAGGAGTTCCGGCCATCATCTATGAGGCATACACTGAAGATGACAATAATGATACTCTTGAACATGACATTCAATTGATAGAGTTTATTGACAATTGGAATTTTAAATAAATCATGTGATATTATGGATAACAAGGAAAAAGTGATTGAAGCATTCAGAAACTCCGAAGACCCACTAAACGCTAAAGCGGTGAGTGAACTTTCAGGAGTCGAGAAAAAAGAAGTGGACAAAATTATGAAAGAACTGAAAAAGGATGAAACAATCGTTTCACCTAAGAGATGTTATTGGACTTTGAAAGACTAATAATGTCTTTTTTTATTTTTTTTTTAAATCATTTTGCGAACTTCATTAAGGTTAATTTCTATAAACTGCTTGTATTTAGGATTTGCCAATATTTTATACTGTTTCTTATTGCTTTTGTCATATGCATCCTTCATCAAGCTTTGAAGCTCATCAATGTCAGTTTTCAAAACTATATCCAATTTCTTTTGTTGTTCGGGGTTCAAGTTAGCCAAGTAACCTTTGACTTTTGATTCAAATTTCAGCACAAGATTCTTGTTCTTTTTTGCAAACCTCTCAAGTAAAAATGAAGGAGTCAATGTAAAAAACTTCTCATACTGCTTAATATCATCATAAGTAATTTTATCTTCACTCATTTAACTCACCAATTACAAATCATAATGTATATTGTGCAACTTATACAAACATACGGAACTGCTTGAAGGGAAAGCGTAAATCATATAGTCAAGCTCTTCCAGGGTTATTTTCTTATTGATAATGAAAGCAAACATGTTTGCGACATTTTCAGCATTGGCAGCATATATCTCAGCACCTACAATCTGCAGATTCTTATCTACAATTACTTTTGCCTCAGCAGTCAAATCGTTTTTAAGCTCTAGCGAATAAGACCTTCCGTATCTGATAGTGTGGACATCATATTCTTCACTGTCCTGTGCAATATAGGCAGGCACTCCCACTGTTGCAATTCTTGGTATGGTATATGCAACTGCAGGAACCACAGGGTATGTGATTTCATCCGCTTTGCCCAAAAGCTCTTTTGCAAGATATTTGGAATGATGTATTGCTACTGTTACAAGTTTGGCAACACCTGTATCGGCCACATCTCCTGAAGCATAAATGTTTGGAACTTCAGTTTGCAAGTGCCCATTTACCTTAATTCCGCTTTTGGTGTATGTCAAGCCTACGTTTTCAAGACCTATATCCTCTACATTGGCCTCTCTGCCCATTGCGGCTATTACATAGTCTCCCCTTAAGCTTAATCCGCTGTCGCAATTAACGGTGAATGCATCTTCATGGGCAACATTATCTATCTTCGCTTCAGGATCCCTTAGGCTTTCATCAGAATTCATTCCTTGGACAGTGTTAAGAACCTTATCTTCAGGATTCTCAATTTCAACATCACTTGTGATTTCCTTTACGGTTTGATTAAAGTGGAATTTGATGCCTTTGCCTTTTAGGATGTCAATTACATTCTGGACATATGGCTGGTGGAAGAACT
This genomic interval from Methanobrevibacter sp. contains the following:
- a CDS encoding MarR family transcriptional regulator → MDNKEKVIEAFRNSEDPLNAKAVSELSGVEKKEVDKIMKELKKDETIVSPKRCYWTLKD
- a CDS encoding NAD(P)/FAD-dependent oxidoreductase, which encodes MEYDVIYIGSGNAAWQGGRFLRKEGLKILIVEESLYGGACANRGCNSKALLDAPYEIKALTNNFESVGKSGDFDVDWPALMKYKQKRIAGMSIFLDGKFDEYDLDVAHGKGVILDEHTVQVGDRKFTTDKIVICTGLKPIKPDIPGKQYLHDSTDFLDIAELPRHTIIIGAGFVGMEFASILAEAGLTADVIVRGNMALKFFHQPYVQNVIDILKGKGIKFHFNQTVKEITSDVEIENPEDKVLNTVQGMNSDESLRDPEAKIDNVAHEDAFTVNCDSGLSLRGDYVIAAMGREANVEDIGLENVGLTYTKSGIKVNGHLQTEVPNIYASGDVADTGVAKLVTVAIHHSKYLAKELLGKADEITYPVVPAVAYTIPRIATVGVPAYIAQDSEEYDVHTIRYGRSYSLELKNDLTAEAKVIVDKNLQIVGAEIYAANAENVANMFAFIINKKITLEELDYMIYAFPSSSSVCLYKLHNIHYDL